The genome window GGCAAAGAACGGATTAAActtatatttatttaagctGTGGTGGTGATTACTGAATAAAAGTCTCAGAGGACTCAGACCTCTGAGTTGCAACAAATTGcgacatttgttacattttcaactggtggggtttgctttcacactgcactgtcacaTCAGTCAAACcaattggaaaaacattttcaccgCCTCGCCTGTGGGGGTGATGCACCAAAAAATACTGaaggaaattacacaaaatCCCTCAAAGAAGACATCAGCAAAACTTTctactttacaaaatgtaaacaaaagcgtcagattttagcgatgtaggatttctttttgtctttggcGAAAGATAATgagtcatttctcccactagcgctAGGCTATCGCGTTTGTGTTGgttgaatttacccagaatgccctgcgctgtagtccgcttcctgcttttggagcggttttcggtccgcttggcgttcacgtCTGCATTTGAACTTCgtcagagttcactttaatccaGCAAAGACCTGGGTTTCTAGGGGAACgatatttaaactgaaaacatgtttatttcctGCCGGTGACTCTGTGTATACCTCCCAGGTGTCGGTCCTTTGTAGGTCGTCAGGACGGAGGACAGAAATTGTCTCTGCAGAAAAACGGGTGTTTGTACGGCTCCACTGTGCAACACGAGGTTCTTCACGCTCTGGGCTTCAACCATGAACAGGTCCGCTCCGACAGAGACAACTACGTTTCTATTCACTACGAGAACATTGGGGAAGGTAAGATTGAAGTCAAAAGAATCCCTTTCATTATTCTGTACTTcatttatatagaaaaaaaaagattttaaaaatatagctGCTTAGTTTCAGCAAAATTGTTTCTTAAAAATACTTGTGAAATCACCAGTCACACAATTATGACTGTTACAAGTTCTCAATATTTTCTGTGGTCTGATTTCATGAATAGGAATGGAGCACAactttgacaaaaagaaaactaacaacCTGGGGACTCCATATGACTTCACATCTGTCATGCAATACCCCAAGTGAGGCTTTCTGAGCATGCATGCAGTAATAAATTGTAAAGTTTGCTCTGCTTTAATCATCTtcactgtatttgtttttgttttttaaagcgATGCCTTCTCCAAAAATGGGAAACCAACCATCGTTGCCAAAAGCGACCCCAAGATGAAGTTTGGACACGCCGCACAATTGAGCGTCAATGACATCATCCGTGTCAACAAGCTTTATAAGTGCtgtaaggaaaaacaaatatatgtattttaaacatGTCTGTATCTAGATTGAagatttcttattgtttttcatgtttgctttttagCCAACAAGAAATTCATGTTTTGAAGATGCCGGCCtccagaagctgcagctggtcAGAAGCTTCATCACAAACCAAACTGAGCTAGCATAAAAAATAACGTctgcctcttttcttttcttaataaACAGCTGGAAATTATGGTTTGgttttggaaaatgtgttttgccaCGAGGTGGATCACTGATAGCCATTTAGACATAAACAGCGAGCATCGCCACAtttatgtttctgctttttttgaATTTGCTTTGGTGTTTAAGTAATTAATAACttaaattaattacttaaataCTGAGGGAAATGTTACAGGAATAAAGAAAATTCTTCTTTGCAGTGATTACTTATGCAGCAATGTAATTAATTTGCCTAATAAagaagcatattttaaaaaacgttgtggtgaaattattttcttgaatAATTTTCTGTGAATTGATAGATTATTTTAATATCCCCACACTTGGAAACCATTGTCATCTATTGATGTTTTATGTGatatattttacagaaagattaaataataaaatttccTAACGTTAGTCTTTAAGGCAAAATGTGCTGTAAATTTTGAAATAGCTGtaatttcaagtttatttatcAAAGTTTTGCTACATAAAGTAAAAAGATCTCAACTGTTTTGTTAATGTAgcatctatttatatttttattttctgtgttcttACTTATCAAAACTCAAATTAGTTGCACTCTGTCAAAGCTTTTCTACAGTTTCAAATAAGCTATTTAGGTAGTTTGGGGTTTAAAGAAgctaacaggaagaagaggaaaacaggaaTACCTGGAGGTTTCACAGCCAAGGTGGCAAATAAGATTCAGAGTCAAACACAGGAAATTCCAGGTAATTCCAGGTAAATGAAAAGGCATCAgctaaatttttaatttaaacctaAGCTGTCTTGACTTGTGCAATCCAGTGAAAAGATGACAGACCTGCCTAAACCAAGAGGCCAAAAATATATTGGATttctacaattttatttaaaagaagtaTTTTTCCACTGTTGCCAAATATTTGTTGAATAGGTTTTACTTTTGTACCTAAGAACAATTTATATGTTGtacttctcttttcttttaaacaggTAAATAAGTATAATCAGTGTCTGTCTGAGTGTTTTGACTGTCATGCAACTATACTCAATCACTGAagtaaatatacatatttactcATACATGAGTAAAATCTTTGTCTTTAATCTCTCATAATCTCTCTGAGATTAGTTAATTATGTagaatatatgtgtgtgtgtgtgtgtgtgtgtgtgtgtgtgtgtgtgtgtgtgaaaagatATATTCTGCATATATTTTCAGAGCCTAGACAGGCTCTCATCCTCTTctgtatttcaaacaaaaatccaaacaataATTCCACCATAACCatcttttctttgaaatatgCTTCTTTATTATGCAAATTAATTATATCCTTTGATGATCAAAGCATAAACATAAAAGCAGGGAAATAAATGTAGCGATTATAGATAGTATATATGCTTGCTGTTTATTTCTCAGTGGTTATCAGTACTAAGGCTGACATGCATTAAAATTCTGATCCACCTGGTGACAAAAACTTCTTCCAGAACCAGACAGGACAATGATTTCCACttgttcatttaaagaaaaggagagaagaatattatatatttatgcCAGCTCAGCTTTTTGGTGTGAGGCCTgagatcagcagcagcagcagcagcagcagcaggaggaggccGACCTCTTCAGCCTGTGCAgttctgggtaaaaaaaaaacaaacaaagaaagaaagataaaagaTAATAAGTTATTTCATCTAGATAAAGAGTTGTTTATTAtatatctttgttgtttttaccagGAGCACTTATAAAGCCGGTTGACACGGGCGATGTCATTGACGCTCAATTTTTTGGCGTCTCCAAACTTCATCTTGGGGTCGCGTTTGGCAACGATGGTTGGTTTCCCATTTTTGGAGAAGGCAtcgctttaaaaaaacaaatacagtgaAGATGATTAAAGCAGAGCaaactttattctttattacTGCATGCATGCTCAGAAAGACTCACTTGGAGTATTGCATGACAGATTTGAAGTCATATGGAGTCCCCAGgttgttagttttctttttgtcaaagtTGCTCTTCTCTCCTATCCAGGGATTCAAAACGGAGAAAACATTCAGTCACAATTGTTAGTTAAACTTATGGTCAAGTGATTGttgcaaaagttaaaaaagcGAATCAAgtgcactttttttctcttctctttgttattttatttagtttctatATTACAAATGGAACTAAAATGCTattaattcacacaaaatctgtAGTAATGAACTTCTTGggtatttaatatttgtttttatgctgtatacttaatattatgaaaatatatacgTACACAATTTCTGCTAAGCTGTtctattttgcacattttgagcaaaaatataaattttactgGTGATTCTGTTTCCATCACTATTTTGTTTACACATCTAATAATTTCTacacaaatatttgaaactttttGTGGGAATGTAATGTTTAGCAATCCTCTGGACCTgaataaagcatgttttaaagATACAAATTtcataaagattttattttaatcatctaTATTAGTGAAGTACAGAAAAATGAAAGGGATTCTTTTCAATCTTGCCTTTCTTGATGTTCTGGTAACGAATCCAGATGTATTTGTCTCTGTCGGAGCGGACATGTTCATGGTCGAAGCCCAGAGCGTGAAGAACCTCATGTTCCACAGTGGCGTCGTACAAACACCCGTCTTTCTGCAGAGAGAGTTTCTGTCCTCCGTCCTGACGACCAAGAAAGGACCAACACCTGAAATATAGGCAATATTTGAAACGTATTTTTAGGAAATAATTTCATTCTCAGGCTGGGACCCAATAAAAGTTTGATTATTGTTTCTCGTGTGATAATTTGTGGTTGTGCTGCTAAGCTGTTGGCTGAGTTTCAAtgtgacttcctgttttgtgtttagctGTTTCATCATTGTTTACCTAAAATAAGCTTCGATATAGTGCTGAAAAGTCATTTCTAagttattttagttgttttccagttatttgcactagaaatgataaaaaaaccatttggtttttgcagtgtatgctGTGTATTCTCAAATCCCCAGTCGGTTGTGGTACACTGGTACTGCCAAACGTTTCTTCCCttttaaagagtttttattttcactgtttccTCATTAATGCTCATTATGAGGGATTTTTGCAAAGTCGATAAATACACTGAACGTGTTAAATGTGCTTTGTTTTAAGCAGAGAAGCCACATTTAGAGGTATGGAGTGAATTAAGTTTGTGCTAAGGTTAGGCTTAGGAATAGACCAGCAAAGGTTAAGGTTAGGGAAAAGGTCTGGCTTAGGCATAAATACAGCTACTAAACTGGATGGTAGTTAAAACAAAGTCCACAGTATGGATttgtatgcgtgtgtgtatgtgtgtttgcgtgtgtgtgttcataCCCGTCGCCTGAAATGAAACGGATGTAATCGCGATGACGTGGTCTCTTTGGGACAAAACGAATGCAGGTGCGCCCATGGAAGCTCCTTAGGGCATCCATGATGAACTTGCGGTCTTTCTGAGCTACAGATACGTTGAGTCAATAGAATATTTGACCAATTTCAGTTGAATGAAATCAATATTAAGGCAACATTGTTTGCTTCATGGAAATAATTATCCAATCGGCTCTGCTCACAGAAGAAAGAGGAGATCTTGTAGGGCACGTTAACGAAGCGTCCGGATTTGGGCCACTTGCAGCCTCTGGCAGTGCATGGGTCCGCATTCCTGTTCCGAGTGTCGGGGATGACGATGTCATCAAGCAGCTCGGGGGTTTCCACTGCAAATCAAACACCCAAAAATCAacatcaatattaaaataatgacTCTTTTAATTGTGCAATGTCTACCCAAATAAGCCCAAACAACAACTAACTTAGATTTTCAGGTACAGTAAGTTAGACTTAACTTTTAGCACCGTCTTTGTGTTATTCTCCTATTGTCTTCTCTAAAGCTTAGATCACTTCACATTAAGCGTGAAGCCGTGTTCGTCTGTGTTCATCTGTGTTTTCTACACTTTGGATAATGTGAAAGCTGTTTTATTCTTCCTGCtgcaaaccaaacatccaacgTAAATAAGGCAACCTGAATCTTGGGCAATTTTGCCACAATTCTCAATGACTTCATcgaaatgtttctttaaattatgaATATTCAGTTATTACGTTGCACATTTATCTTTTAGCAAAGCTTAAACTTTCTCTGTCTTAATCATGTATAAAGACATGAAGccactga of Xiphophorus couchianus chromosome 4, X_couchianus-1.0, whole genome shotgun sequence contains these proteins:
- the LOC114142803 gene encoding high choriolytic enzyme 2-like, encoding MIPVVLFLLLFSVTNVLLSTPLDDDNESVETPELLDDIVIPDTRNRNADPCTARGCKWPKSGRFVNVPYKISSFFSQKDRKFIMDALRSFHGRTCIRFVPKRPRHRDYIRFISGDGCWSFLGRQDGGQKLSLQKDGCLYDATVEHEVLHALGFDHEHVRSDRDKYIWIRYQNIKKGEKSNFDKKKTNNLGTPYDFKSVMQYSNDAFSKNGKPTIVAKRDPKMKFGDAKKLSVNDIARVNRLYKCS